From the genome of Deinococcus sp. JMULE3, one region includes:
- the ddrC gene encoding DNA damage response protein DdrC — protein MKNVPLTLDFGTVRLPVSADGLLHAAAALTQLGVPEDAHTATLAAHDFNPDTADFGAGPEDALSVPAFTTLCFALDTTQARRWRKRAQDLLARALQGDVRLAASIAERNPDPEARRWLAARLDSTHARRELMSTVARHGGAGNVYGQLGSISNRSVLGTDSATIRRERGVKHTRDGLSSTELLRLAYLDAATARAIQDRGAHGNAAILRLHEHLARHERQGWSSTQPPQAG, from the coding sequence GTGAAGAACGTACCCCTGACCCTCGATTTCGGCACCGTGCGGCTGCCTGTCAGCGCGGACGGCCTCCTCCACGCGGCGGCGGCCCTGACGCAGCTGGGCGTCCCCGAGGACGCGCACACGGCCACCCTCGCCGCCCACGACTTCAACCCCGACACCGCCGACTTCGGTGCCGGACCGGAAGACGCCCTGAGCGTCCCCGCGTTCACCACGCTGTGCTTCGCGCTGGACACCACCCAGGCCCGCCGCTGGCGTAAGCGGGCGCAGGACCTGCTGGCCCGCGCGCTGCAGGGCGACGTGCGCCTCGCCGCGAGCATCGCCGAACGCAACCCGGACCCCGAGGCGCGCCGCTGGCTGGCCGCGCGCCTGGACAGCACCCACGCCCGCCGGGAACTCATGAGCACCGTCGCGCGGCACGGCGGCGCCGGGAACGTGTACGGGCAGCTGGGCAGCATCAGCAACCGCAGCGTCCTGGGCACCGACAGCGCCACCATCCGCCGGGAACGCGGCGTGAAGCACACCCGCGACGGCCTGAGCAGCACCGAACTGCTGCGCCTCGCGTACCTCGACGCCGCCACCGCCCGCGCCATCCAGGACCGCGGCGCGCACGGCAACGCCGCCATCCTGCGGCTGCACGAGCACCTCGCGCGGCACGAACGGCAGGGCTGGAGCAGCACCCAGCCGCCCCAGGCAGGCTGA
- a CDS encoding acetate kinase — MWTLVLNCGSSSVKFALLDVQGGQVRLSGLAERLGSAGASARVEVDGARRVVDLAGGSYAEAFAVIAGALDELGVRAGVGAVGHRVVHGGERFSAPALITPEVLAEIRACVPLAPLHNPANIAGIEAAQAAFPGAAHVAVFDTAFHQSMPEVAYRYAVPGEWYRQHGVRRYGFHGTSHAFVAARAADLLGRPLAELNLVTAHLGNGCSVCAVQGGRSVDTSMGLTPLEGLVMGTRSGDVDPGLHDYIARQAGLSLSEVTAALNRESGLLGLSGLSNDMRELEEAAGRGHAGARLALDVFVHRLAKSMAGMAAAMGRVDGLVFTGGIGENSAWVRGAVLARLAVLGARVDETANAAAVRGQSGVISAPDALAALVVNTNEELMIAQQTQELLAELKEVEA, encoded by the coding sequence ATGTGGACTCTGGTGCTGAATTGCGGGTCGAGCAGCGTGAAGTTCGCGCTGCTGGACGTGCAGGGTGGGCAGGTGCGGCTGTCGGGGCTGGCGGAGCGGTTGGGGTCGGCGGGCGCGTCGGCGCGCGTGGAGGTGGACGGCGCGCGGCGCGTGGTGGATCTGGCGGGCGGCAGTTACGCGGAGGCGTTCGCGGTGATCGCGGGGGCGCTGGATGAGCTGGGCGTGCGCGCGGGGGTGGGCGCGGTCGGGCACCGGGTGGTGCACGGCGGGGAGCGCTTCAGTGCCCCGGCGCTGATCACGCCGGAGGTCCTGGCGGAGATCCGGGCGTGTGTGCCGCTGGCGCCGCTGCACAATCCGGCGAACATCGCGGGGATCGAGGCGGCGCAGGCGGCGTTCCCAGGCGCGGCGCACGTGGCGGTGTTCGACACGGCGTTCCATCAGAGCATGCCGGAGGTCGCGTATCGGTACGCGGTGCCGGGCGAGTGGTACCGGCAGCACGGGGTGCGGCGGTACGGGTTTCACGGGACGAGTCACGCGTTCGTGGCGGCCCGCGCGGCTGATCTGCTGGGGCGGCCGCTGGCGGAGTTGAATCTGGTGACGGCGCACCTGGGGAACGGGTGCAGCGTGTGCGCGGTGCAGGGGGGCCGCAGCGTGGACACCAGCATGGGCCTGACGCCGCTGGAGGGGCTGGTCATGGGCACGCGCAGCGGGGACGTGGATCCGGGGCTGCATGATTACATCGCGCGGCAGGCGGGCCTGAGCCTGTCGGAGGTGACGGCCGCGTTGAACCGCGAGAGTGGCCTGCTGGGCCTGTCGGGGCTGAGCAACGACATGCGTGAGCTGGAGGAAGCCGCCGGGCGCGGGCACGCGGGGGCGCGGCTGGCGCTGGACGTGTTCGTGCACCGCCTCGCCAAGTCAATGGCGGGGATGGCGGCGGCGATGGGCCGGGTGGACGGGCTGGTGTTCACGGGCGGCATCGGGGAGAACAGCGCCTGGGTGCGCGGCGCGGTGCTCGCGCGGCTGGCGGTGCTGGGCGCGCGGGTGGACGAGACGGCGAACGCGGCGGCGGTGCGTGGGCAGTCGGGCGTGATCAGCGCGCCGGACGCCCTGGCAGCGCTGGTCGTGAACACGAACGAGGAACTGATGATCGCGCAGCAGACCCAGGAATTACTGGCTGAACTGAAGGAGGTTGAGGCATGA
- the pta gene encoding phosphate acetyltransferase, which produces MKTLFVAPTRNGVGLSSTALGLTRALERQGLKVAFLKPIAQTHELRTDDSVHFARALAHLSVPDPIALALAEEQLSHGGEEDLMESVVALSQEVTEGGADVLIAEGLALNERNTYAGALNASLARNLQADTVLVSSLAGVTPGELADELEIAAQAYRRSDGSGLSGYVLNFAPPGLDYGTLMAELRSRSRVLASGELPLLGVVSQSVGLNAPRTLDIARHLRADVVNEGEAGVRRVTSTVVTARTVPRMAHLFVPGALVVTPGDREDVIMAAALSHLSGVPLAGLMFTSGSGPEDSIERLCRAALGSTLPVLRVNTNSFETASRLSRLDARVPHDDPQRMDRMLDFIADRLDTVPLGTRLRAPLDGERRLPPSAFRYELIQKARAAARRIVLPEGDEPRTVKAAIRCVEKGIARPVLLAKPERVRQVAEGQGLTLPEGLEVLDPDTIRALYVAPMVELRRSKGLTAPQAEAQLEDTVVLGTMMLALGEVDGLVSGAIHTTANTVRPALQLIKTAPGSKLVSSVFFMLMPEQVLVYGDAAINPNPNAEELADIAIQSADSARAFGITPRVAMLSYSTGESGSGEDVEKVKAATALVRERRPDLLVDGPMQYDAASVLSVGQQKAPGSPVAGRATVFIFPDLNTGNTTYKAVQRAAGVVAVGPMLQGLRKPVNDLSRGALVDDIVYTIALTAIQATQVTGADS; this is translated from the coding sequence ATGAAGACGTTGTTTGTCGCCCCGACCCGCAACGGTGTGGGCCTGAGCAGCACGGCGCTGGGTCTGACGCGGGCGCTGGAACGGCAGGGCCTGAAGGTCGCGTTCCTGAAACCCATCGCGCAGACGCACGAGCTGCGTACCGACGACAGCGTGCATTTCGCGCGGGCGCTGGCGCACCTAAGCGTGCCCGACCCGATCGCGCTGGCGCTGGCCGAGGAGCAGCTCAGTCACGGCGGCGAGGAGGACCTGATGGAGAGCGTCGTGGCCCTCTCCCAGGAGGTCACGGAGGGCGGCGCGGACGTCCTGATCGCCGAGGGCCTCGCACTCAATGAGCGGAATACCTACGCCGGGGCGCTGAACGCCAGCCTCGCGCGGAACCTCCAGGCGGACACGGTCCTGGTGTCCAGTCTGGCGGGGGTCACGCCGGGCGAACTGGCCGACGAGCTGGAGATCGCCGCGCAGGCGTACCGGCGTAGCGACGGGTCGGGCCTCAGCGGGTACGTGCTGAACTTCGCCCCGCCCGGCCTGGACTACGGCACGCTGATGGCCGAGTTGCGCTCACGCAGTCGCGTACTGGCCAGCGGGGAGCTGCCGCTGCTGGGCGTGGTGTCGCAGTCGGTGGGATTGAACGCGCCGCGCACGCTGGACATCGCCCGGCACCTGCGCGCCGACGTGGTGAACGAGGGCGAGGCCGGCGTCCGCCGCGTGACGAGTACCGTCGTGACGGCCCGCACCGTGCCGCGCATGGCGCACCTGTTCGTGCCGGGCGCGCTGGTCGTCACGCCCGGCGACCGCGAGGACGTCATCATGGCCGCCGCGCTGTCGCACCTCAGCGGCGTGCCGCTGGCGGGGCTGATGTTCACGTCCGGCAGCGGCCCCGAGGACAGCATCGAGCGGCTGTGCCGCGCCGCGCTGGGCAGCACCCTGCCGGTCCTGCGGGTGAACACGAACTCCTTCGAGACCGCCTCGCGCCTCTCGCGGCTGGACGCGCGCGTGCCGCACGACGACCCGCAGCGGATGGACCGCATGCTGGACTTCATCGCGGACCGGCTGGACACCGTGCCGCTCGGCACGCGCCTGCGCGCCCCGCTGGACGGCGAGCGCCGCCTGCCGCCCAGCGCGTTCCGCTACGAACTCATCCAGAAGGCCCGCGCGGCCGCCAGACGCATCGTGCTGCCCGAGGGGGACGAGCCGCGCACCGTGAAGGCCGCGATCCGCTGCGTCGAGAAGGGCATCGCCCGCCCCGTGCTGCTCGCCAAGCCCGAGCGGGTGCGGCAGGTGGCCGAGGGGCAGGGCCTCACGCTGCCCGAGGGGCTGGAGGTTCTCGATCCGGACACCATCCGCGCGCTGTACGTCGCGCCGATGGTCGAACTGCGCAGGAGCAAGGGCCTGACCGCCCCGCAGGCCGAGGCGCAGCTGGAGGACACCGTCGTGCTGGGCACCATGATGCTCGCGCTGGGCGAGGTGGACGGCCTCGTGTCCGGCGCGATCCACACCACCGCGAACACCGTGCGGCCCGCGCTGCAGCTCATCAAGACCGCGCCCGGCTCGAAACTCGTCAGCAGCGTGTTCTTCATGCTGATGCCCGAGCAGGTGCTCGTGTACGGCGACGCCGCCATCAACCCCAACCCGAACGCCGAGGAACTCGCCGACATCGCCATCCAGAGTGCCGACAGCGCCCGCGCGTTCGGCATCACGCCCAGGGTCGCCATGCTGTCCTACTCCACCGGGGAATCCGGCAGCGGCGAGGACGTCGAGAAGGTCAAGGCCGCCACCGCCCTGGTGCGCGAGCGCCGCCCGGACCTCCTCGTGGACGGTCCCATGCAGTACGACGCCGCGTCCGTCCTTTCGGTCGGGCAGCAGAAAGCCCCCGGCAGTCCCGTTGCGGGCCGCGCCACCGTGTTCATCTTCCCCGACCTGAACACCGGCAACACCACCTACAAGGCCGTGCAGCGCGCCGCCGGGGTCGTCGCCGTGGGGCCCATGCTCCAGGGCCTGCGCAAACCCGTCAACGACCTCAGTCGCGGCGCACTCGTGGACGACATCGTGTACACCATCGCCCTGACCGCCATCCAGGCCACGCAGGTCACAGGGGCGGACAGTTGA
- a CDS encoding LptF/LptG family permease → MPSLLIRLVLAEVTRWYAAGVALFLALQLTDALSSTVANLITYKPAFGTAAAAFLSLAPSFLNRSLVLAVPFAILLALARMQSDNELKAISAGGVPPLRLVWPLALPFLLVAAVTYGNANQFAPQGMARWWNTWYGVYNMTPPPPEQLRYTYAPPGALYYAGKVITPPGSDEAQLQGVMVQRGQTILTASTGTWNTRTRTWTLLAPWETRPGQPPRALTGPVTVPQTDRLRPAIIEVEQTTTPVLRGRAADPGLPGTDRREAAFTVAQRTADPVTPIIFALAAGALGLLLRNRAAAFGAVLVFLVGFYVLWTTMPGLARAGAVQPDLAAWTPNLAFLILAAALAWRLR, encoded by the coding sequence GTGCCGTCACTCCTGATCCGCCTCGTTCTGGCCGAGGTCACGCGCTGGTACGCGGCGGGCGTCGCGCTGTTCCTCGCGCTGCAACTCACGGACGCCCTGAGCAGCACCGTCGCGAACCTCATCACGTACAAACCCGCGTTCGGCACCGCCGCCGCCGCCTTCCTGAGCCTCGCGCCCAGCTTCCTGAACCGCAGCCTCGTCCTCGCCGTGCCGTTTGCGATCCTGCTGGCACTGGCGCGCATGCAGAGCGACAACGAACTCAAAGCCATCAGCGCCGGGGGCGTGCCGCCGCTGCGGCTGGTGTGGCCCCTCGCGCTGCCGTTCCTGCTCGTCGCGGCCGTCACGTACGGGAACGCCAACCAGTTCGCGCCGCAGGGCATGGCCCGCTGGTGGAACACCTGGTACGGCGTGTACAACATGACCCCCCCACCCCCCGAGCAGCTGCGCTACACCTACGCCCCGCCCGGCGCGCTGTACTACGCCGGGAAGGTCATCACGCCACCCGGCAGCGACGAGGCGCAGCTGCAGGGCGTCATGGTGCAGCGCGGTCAGACCATCCTGACCGCCAGCACCGGCACCTGGAACACCCGCACGCGCACCTGGACGCTGCTGGCCCCCTGGGAAACCCGCCCCGGCCAGCCCCCCCGCGCCCTGACCGGACCGGTCACCGTGCCACAGACCGACCGGCTGCGCCCCGCCATCATCGAGGTGGAACAGACCACCACCCCGGTCCTGCGGGGACGCGCCGCCGACCCCGGCCTGCCCGGCACCGACCGCCGCGAGGCCGCGTTCACCGTCGCGCAGCGCACCGCCGACCCCGTCACGCCCATCATCTTCGCGCTGGCCGCCGGGGCGCTGGGCCTGCTGCTGCGCAACCGCGCCGCCGCGTTCGGCGCCGTGCTGGTGTTCCTGGTGGGCTTCTACGTCCTGTGGACCACCATGCCCGGCCTGGCGCGCGCCGGGGCAGTGCAGCCCGACCTGGCCGCCTGGACGCCGAACCTCGCGTTCCTGATCCTCGCCGCCGCGCTCGCCTGGAGGCTCCGGTGA
- a CDS encoding LptF/LptG family permease — protein sequence MKTFERYVLAEIAPLLFGALAAVIALLVVASLERYLAPLLAKGAPPLLVARLLALNVPEAAARALPIALMFAVLLGLSRLAADSEIKSALAAGIPATRLYRPVLILAAAVTALAFALGEGLVPRAQTQIGEVQQQIVLANPRVLGLGEQNVVLRDALGRAISIGQILPGGELRDLRIVTMQDGLPPREVITAREGRLVPGSTTLTLKDGQRVTYQDARPVTILSFETGTLPLQDTGTDLGSAAQGKPVNDPLPVLWQRVNTYRTQGVQAPAEFTALHQKFAAPLAALALAFFGVSLAVFSFRSGRNVGFVWALMLTFAYYATYSVFNVMGEKGALPGAVAAYAPDLVAVLAGSLLLWLSARR from the coding sequence CTGAAGACCTTCGAACGGTACGTCCTCGCGGAGATCGCGCCGCTGCTGTTCGGCGCGCTGGCCGCCGTGATCGCCCTGCTGGTCGTCGCCAGCCTGGAACGCTACCTCGCGCCGCTGCTCGCCAAGGGCGCGCCGCCCCTGCTCGTCGCGCGGCTGCTCGCGCTGAACGTCCCCGAGGCCGCCGCCCGCGCCCTGCCCATCGCCCTGATGTTCGCCGTACTGCTCGGCCTCTCACGACTGGCCGCCGACAGCGAGATCAAGAGCGCCCTGGCCGCCGGGATTCCCGCCACGCGCCTCTACCGCCCCGTCCTGATCCTCGCCGCTGCGGTCACTGCACTGGCCTTCGCGCTCGGCGAGGGCCTCGTCCCCCGCGCGCAGACGCAGATCGGGGAAGTGCAGCAGCAGATCGTCCTCGCCAACCCCCGCGTCCTCGGACTCGGCGAGCAGAACGTCGTCCTGCGCGACGCACTGGGCCGCGCCATCAGCATCGGCCAGATCCTCCCCGGCGGTGAACTCCGCGACCTGCGCATCGTCACCATGCAAGACGGCCTCCCCCCCCGCGAGGTCATCACCGCCCGCGAAGGCCGCCTCGTGCCCGGCAGCACCACCCTGACGCTGAAGGACGGACAGCGCGTCACGTACCAGGACGCCCGCCCCGTCACCATCCTCAGCTTCGAGACCGGCACCCTGCCCCTGCAGGACACCGGCACCGACCTCGGCAGCGCTGCGCAGGGCAAACCCGTCAACGACCCCCTCCCGGTCCTGTGGCAGCGCGTGAACACCTACCGCACCCAGGGCGTCCAGGCGCCCGCCGAATTCACCGCGCTGCACCAGAAATTCGCCGCGCCCCTCGCCGCGCTGGCCCTCGCATTCTTCGGCGTCAGCCTCGCCGTGTTCAGCTTCCGCAGTGGCCGCAACGTCGGCTTCGTCTGGGCGCTCATGCTGACCTTCGCGTACTACGCCACGTACAGCGTCTTCAACGTCATGGGCGAGAAGGGCGCCCTGCCCGGCGCCGTCGCCGCGTACGCCCCCGACCTCGTCGCCGTCCTCGCGGGCAGCCTCCTGCTCTGGCTCAGCGCCCGCCGGTAA
- a CDS encoding acetate--CoA ligase: protein MTDAHRPDRWFAPESVLRRLRSDPDADIEAARRAPDAFWLAQARQFEWTKAPTTGLTWNRPHMQWFADGETNITLSALDRHARGEARTRAALIWLSETEEAQVITYGMLHERVERAAAGLRALGVNAGDRVVIYLPLTPEGVIAMLACARLGAVHSVVYAGLGVGALRDRITDAGARVVITADVGYRRGKLVDLYAIASEAIADLGGVEHLVLWERIKTYQREHDARTVPWESLFAHGRAGAVPVNAEHPLYVLYTSGSTGKPKGVIHTHGGYMVASTYHLGQLFDVRAGDVFFCTSDIGWIVGHSYIVYAPLAAGATVLFREGAPDFPDPGVFWRAVERYGVNVLFTAPTALRLFMKLGPDVLKGHDLSSLRVIACAGEALNPEAWRWAQQHLAGGLEEGAHAVVIDHWWQTELGAPILGTHPRWPARPGFVGRPLAGVDADVVDEQGHSLPDGVQGHLVLRRPTPGMMRGIHGNPEKYAQVWTENPAGYLSGDLAVRDEHGYISILGRADDVLNVAGHRIGSADVEDALVSHPAVAEAAVIGIPDDLKGESIVAHVILRKGFEDQVGQGLRASISEHVRRELGPIATPGEIRVVTALPKTRSGKIMRRVLRAQALGQDPGDLTTLEG, encoded by the coding sequence ATGACGGATGCCCATCGCCCTGACCGCTGGTTCGCGCCCGAGTCCGTGCTGCGCCGCCTGCGGAGTGACCCGGATGCGGATATCGAGGCCGCGCGCCGCGCCCCGGACGCGTTCTGGCTGGCGCAGGCCCGGCAGTTCGAGTGGACGAAGGCGCCCACGACGGGCCTGACCTGGAACCGCCCGCACATGCAGTGGTTCGCGGACGGCGAGACGAACATCACCCTGAGTGCCCTGGACCGCCACGCGCGGGGCGAGGCGCGCACTCGCGCGGCGCTGATCTGGCTGTCGGAGACCGAGGAGGCGCAGGTCATCACGTACGGCATGCTGCACGAACGGGTCGAGCGGGCCGCCGCCGGGCTACGCGCGCTGGGCGTGAACGCGGGCGACCGCGTCGTGATCTACCTGCCCCTGACGCCCGAGGGCGTGATCGCCATGCTGGCCTGCGCGCGGCTGGGCGCGGTGCATTCGGTCGTGTACGCGGGCCTGGGTGTGGGCGCGCTGCGCGACCGCATCACGGACGCCGGGGCGCGCGTCGTCATCACGGCGGATGTCGGGTACCGGCGCGGGAAGCTCGTGGACCTGTACGCCATCGCCTCCGAGGCCATCGCGGACCTGGGCGGCGTGGAGCACCTCGTGCTGTGGGAACGCATCAAGACGTACCAGCGCGAACACGACGCCCGCACCGTCCCCTGGGAGAGCCTCTTCGCGCACGGCCGCGCCGGGGCGGTGCCCGTGAACGCCGAGCATCCGCTGTACGTGCTGTACACGTCGGGCAGCACCGGGAAACCCAAGGGCGTCATCCACACGCACGGCGGGTACATGGTCGCCAGCACCTACCACCTCGGACAACTGTTCGATGTGCGCGCCGGGGACGTGTTCTTCTGCACCAGCGACATCGGCTGGATCGTCGGGCACAGCTACATCGTGTACGCGCCGCTGGCCGCCGGGGCGACCGTCCTCTTCCGCGAGGGCGCGCCGGACTTCCCGGACCCCGGCGTGTTCTGGCGCGCCGTCGAACGCTACGGCGTGAACGTGCTGTTCACCGCGCCCACCGCGCTGCGCCTGTTCATGAAACTCGGCCCCGACGTGCTGAAGGGGCACGACCTGAGCAGCCTGCGCGTGATCGCCTGCGCGGGCGAGGCCCTGAACCCGGAGGCGTGGCGCTGGGCGCAGCAGCACCTCGCAGGCGGGCTGGAGGAGGGCGCGCACGCCGTCGTCATCGACCACTGGTGGCAGACGGAACTGGGCGCGCCGATCCTGGGCACCCACCCGCGCTGGCCCGCCCGGCCCGGCTTCGTGGGCCGCCCCCTGGCGGGCGTGGACGCCGACGTGGTCGACGAGCAGGGCCACAGCCTCCCGGACGGCGTGCAGGGGCACCTCGTGCTGCGCCGCCCCACGCCGGGCATGATGCGCGGCATTCACGGCAACCCCGAGAAGTACGCGCAGGTCTGGACGGAGAACCCCGCCGGGTACCTGTCCGGGGACCTCGCCGTGCGGGACGAACACGGGTACATCAGCATCCTGGGCCGCGCGGACGACGTGCTGAACGTCGCCGGGCACCGCATCGGCAGCGCCGACGTCGAGGACGCCCTGGTGTCCCACCCCGCCGTCGCGGAGGCCGCCGTGATCGGCATTCCCGACGACCTGAAGGGTGAGAGCATCGTCGCGCACGTCATCCTCAGAAAAGGTTTCGAGGATCAGGTGGGCCAGGGCCTGCGCGCCAGCATCAGCGAACACGTCCGGCGCGAACTCGGCCCCATCGCCACCCCCGGCGAGATCCGCGTCGTCACGGCGCTCCCCAAGACCCGCAGCGGGAAGATCATGCGCCGCGTCCTGCGCGCCCAGGCCCTCGGGCAGGACCCCGGCGACCTCACCACCCTGGAAGGCTAG
- a CDS encoding winged helix-turn-helix domain-containing protein, whose amino-acid sequence MPEPTQLESLRVTDEPAARALRQDTHLLGLFLSPASPSDVAARADMPANLVHHHARRLAGLGLLFEQRREAGRVYYQLRARTFRVASDLLPPQDPDGNGRGDLRDLTDGFLAAYERCWAFMRDGEEDVVGFGNAQHPAKPLEDVTDPIPVPFPAHLDRLTLRLTPERYARLARDLSDVLTRAAAEGHSGTGDPCTLAVLTFTDPAQPAGTLSLSRNLNTFLGLNPAS is encoded by the coding sequence ATGCCCGAACCCACCCAGCTGGAAAGCCTGCGTGTCACCGACGAACCCGCCGCCCGCGCCCTGCGGCAGGACACCCACCTGCTGGGTTTGTTCCTGAGCCCCGCCTCGCCCAGCGACGTGGCGGCCCGCGCGGACATGCCCGCGAACCTCGTGCATCACCACGCGCGGCGTCTGGCGGGCCTGGGCCTGCTGTTCGAACAGCGGCGCGAGGCTGGACGCGTGTACTACCAGTTGCGCGCCCGCACCTTCCGGGTAGCCAGCGACCTGCTGCCCCCGCAGGACCCGGACGGCAACGGACGGGGTGACCTGCGTGACCTCACGGACGGGTTCCTGGCGGCGTACGAGCGTTGCTGGGCGTTCATGCGTGACGGTGAGGAGGACGTGGTCGGCTTCGGGAACGCGCAGCATCCTGCTAAGCCACTTGAGGACGTGACCGACCCCATCCCCGTGCCCTTCCCCGCCCACCTGGACCGCCTGACGCTGCGCCTCACGCCGGAACGCTACGCGCGGCTGGCCCGCGATCTGAGCGACGTCCTGACCCGCGCTGCCGCCGAGGGCCACAGCGGGACGGGAGACCCCTGCACGCTGGCCGTGCTGACCTTCACCGACCCCGCGCAGCCCGCCGGAACCCTCTCCCTGTCCCGCAACCTCAACACCTTCCTGGGCCTGAACCCGGCGTCATGA
- the der gene encoding ribosome biogenesis GTPase Der, whose product MHKVAIVGRPNVGKSSLFNRLIGRREAVVADFPGVTRDAKEGLMLYHNHRITLIDTGGLWSGDEWEDAIRQKAEWAMEGAQAIIFVLDPREGLSAADYEVTDWLRRLNKPVIIAANKIDSPKHEVYMAELWGLGFGEPVAISAEHARGLDDLLDRVMEHLPEDTEDVPEIAPIRISLIGRPNVGKSSLLNAITQTDRAIVADQPGTTRDSLDVEWDYGGQRFVLVDTAGIRKKPDTAIEDYAIQRSQAAIERSDLIWLVLNAGELGDHELKLANLAYDSGKPVIVVVNKWDLVPDEELKRVEKELNQKLNHISYAPRVYTSAINEYGIHDMLAEAMKLHEKWQSRIPTSELNRWLEVWQMRQAVPNFHGKKLKMYFMTQVETAPPTFAIFCNRADFVTRAYEGFLQNRIREDLQLAGIPVRLKWKEKGPYKREKKNEAAE is encoded by the coding sequence ATGCATAAAGTCGCCATCGTCGGCCGACCCAACGTCGGCAAGTCCAGCCTGTTCAACCGCCTCATCGGCCGCCGCGAGGCCGTCGTCGCCGACTTCCCCGGCGTGACCCGCGACGCGAAAGAAGGCCTGATGCTGTACCACAACCACCGCATCACCCTGATCGACACCGGGGGCCTCTGGAGCGGGGACGAGTGGGAAGACGCCATCCGCCAGAAGGCCGAGTGGGCCATGGAAGGCGCGCAGGCCATCATCTTCGTCCTCGACCCCCGCGAGGGCCTGTCCGCCGCCGACTACGAGGTCACCGACTGGCTGCGCCGCCTGAACAAACCAGTCATCATCGCCGCGAACAAGATCGACAGCCCCAAGCACGAGGTCTACATGGCCGAACTGTGGGGCCTGGGCTTCGGGGAACCCGTCGCCATCAGCGCCGAGCACGCCCGCGGCCTCGACGACCTGCTCGACCGCGTCATGGAGCACCTGCCCGAGGACACCGAGGACGTTCCCGAGATCGCGCCCATCCGCATCAGCCTGATCGGCCGCCCCAACGTCGGCAAGAGCAGCCTCCTGAACGCCATCACCCAGACCGACCGCGCCATCGTCGCCGACCAGCCCGGCACCACCCGCGACAGCCTGGACGTCGAATGGGACTACGGCGGGCAGCGCTTCGTGCTCGTGGACACCGCCGGGATCCGCAAGAAACCCGACACCGCCATCGAGGACTACGCCATCCAGCGCTCGCAGGCCGCCATCGAACGCAGCGACCTGATCTGGCTGGTGCTGAACGCCGGGGAACTCGGCGATCACGAACTGAAACTCGCGAACCTCGCGTACGACAGCGGCAAACCCGTCATCGTCGTCGTGAACAAATGGGACCTCGTGCCCGACGAGGAACTCAAACGCGTCGAGAAGGAACTCAACCAGAAACTCAACCACATCAGCTACGCGCCGCGCGTGTACACCAGCGCCATCAACGAGTACGGCATTCACGACATGCTCGCCGAAGCCATGAAACTCCACGAGAAATGGCAGAGCCGCATCCCCACCAGCGAACTCAACCGCTGGCTGGAAGTCTGGCAGATGCGTCAGGCCGTCCCGAACTTCCACGGGAAGAAACTCAAGATGTACTTCATGACCCAGGTGGAAACCGCGCCCCCCACCTTCGCGATCTTCTGCAACCGCGCCGACTTCGTCACCCGCGCGTACGAAGGCTTCCTGCAGAACCGCATCCGCGAGGACCTGCAACTCGCCGGGATTCCCGTCCGCCTGAAATGGAAGGAAAAAGGCCCCTACAAACGCGAGAAGAAAAACGAAGCCGCCGAGTAA